In Epilithonimonas zeae, a single window of DNA contains:
- a CDS encoding TonB-dependent receptor, whose amino-acid sequence MKTQGKIIGLLLFLLSINIWSQITISGKVTYKNKALKDINVTLKDTYDGATTDASGNYTFITTETGDKTLVFSGQNYDEVELPVKIEGKNISMNANLKEQISEINAVVITAGSIEASDKKRATALLTPLDVYTTAGANGQISSALGYLPGVQKVGESEGLFVRGGTGAETKIFMDGNLVNNYFTNSVPGIAGRDRFNTSLFKGNVFSSGGYSAVYGQALSSVLILESVDLPDTTSFDFGVSPIFLSANYQKLNQEKTASWGVAGGYSNLGLMGKLFNFNTDFDRYPKGYGFDGNFRIKTKKGGFIKYYGSVDENKMAVGSESLEPDSDKNMVSLKGQNMYHNLSYREKFGKYLLNIGTSYTYNSSGLNFVTFKDNVELSNTPINNQSNYINAKAVIERKINRASILRAGFELNNADENMKYGTFERNYNDLITSAFAETDLIFSNNLTAKIGARTEHSSYLGKWNFSPRAALAYRISKDWTTSLAYGIFYQNPESKYLYSKNFDFQRADHYIFQIQKNSDGRSLRFEAFYKKYDNLIKTISLADNVSSANNQYYQIANNNAGKGFAKGIELFWRDKKTFKDIDYWLTYSYLDSKRDFLNYPFSLAPNFASKHTFNAVAKKFVMDWKTGFNLSYTYSKGRPYYDLVSENGENIVRHQGKLKDYSGLNISINYVPSVGKKDSKSFTVFVLSINNILGNKNVYGYNYSADGNSRTAVRPPVNTFVFVGVFVSFGVDKTNDAINNNL is encoded by the coding sequence ATGAAAACTCAAGGTAAAATCATCGGTCTATTATTATTTTTATTAAGTATCAATATTTGGTCACAAATTACCATTTCCGGAAAAGTGACTTATAAGAATAAAGCATTGAAAGACATCAATGTAACACTCAAAGATACTTACGACGGAGCAACTACAGATGCTAGTGGAAATTACACTTTTATTACCACAGAAACTGGGGATAAAACTTTGGTTTTTTCAGGACAAAATTATGATGAAGTTGAACTTCCTGTAAAGATTGAAGGAAAAAATATTTCTATGAATGCTAATCTAAAAGAGCAAATTAGTGAAATCAATGCGGTGGTGATTACTGCTGGAAGTATTGAAGCTAGTGACAAGAAACGCGCGACGGCTTTACTGACGCCTTTGGATGTTTATACAACAGCTGGTGCCAACGGACAGATTTCATCCGCTTTAGGTTATCTACCGGGCGTTCAGAAAGTGGGAGAGAGTGAAGGTTTGTTTGTGCGTGGTGGAACGGGTGCGGAAACCAAAATCTTTATGGATGGCAATCTGGTCAATAATTATTTTACCAATTCTGTTCCGGGAATTGCCGGGAGAGACCGTTTCAACACATCTTTGTTTAAAGGCAATGTGTTTTCAAGTGGCGGATATTCTGCAGTTTATGGGCAGGCTTTGTCATCAGTTCTGATTTTGGAAAGTGTGGATTTGCCCGATACAACTTCTTTTGACTTCGGCGTTTCTCCGATTTTCCTTAGTGCCAATTATCAGAAACTTAATCAGGAAAAAACAGCTTCCTGGGGCGTTGCAGGCGGTTATTCTAATCTCGGATTGATGGGGAAACTGTTCAACTTCAATACAGATTTTGACAGATATCCGAAAGGTTACGGATTCGATGGGAACTTCAGAATCAAAACTAAAAAAGGAGGATTTATCAAATATTATGGAAGCGTAGATGAAAACAAAATGGCTGTTGGTTCAGAAAGTTTGGAGCCCGATTCTGACAAAAATATGGTCAGTCTGAAAGGTCAGAATATGTATCATAACCTGTCTTATAGAGAGAAATTCGGGAAGTATCTTTTGAATATCGGAACGTCTTATACATACAATTCCAGCGGCTTGAATTTTGTGACTTTTAAAGATAATGTTGAGCTATCTAATACGCCAATCAACAACCAATCCAATTACATCAATGCAAAAGCAGTTATCGAAAGAAAAATCAATAGAGCAAGCATTTTGAGAGCAGGATTTGAACTGAATAATGCTGATGAAAATATGAAATATGGAACTTTCGAAAGAAATTATAATGATTTGATTACGTCTGCTTTTGCAGAAACCGATTTGATCTTCTCTAATAATTTAACGGCAAAAATAGGAGCAAGAACAGAACATTCTTCTTATCTCGGTAAATGGAATTTCTCACCAAGAGCGGCTTTAGCTTACAGGATTTCCAAAGACTGGACAACTTCTCTGGCTTACGGAATCTTCTATCAAAATCCGGAAAGCAAATATCTTTACAGCAAGAATTTTGATTTTCAGAGAGCAGACCATTATATCTTTCAGATTCAGAAAAATTCGGATGGGAGAAGCTTGAGATTTGAAGCATTTTATAAAAAATACGATAATCTGATCAAAACCATTTCATTGGCAGACAATGTCTCTTCGGCAAATAACCAATATTATCAGATTGCGAACAATAATGCAGGAAAAGGTTTTGCGAAAGGAATCGAATTATTCTGGAGAGACAAGAAAACCTTCAAAGACATCGATTATTGGCTGACTTATTCCTATCTGGATTCTAAAAGAGACTTTTTAAACTATCCTTTTAGTTTAGCGCCTAATTTTGCTTCAAAACATACATTCAATGCAGTGGCTAAGAAGTTTGTGATGGACTGGAAAACAGGATTTAATTTATCTTACACTTATTCGAAAGGAAGACCTTATTACGATTTAGTTTCAGAAAATGGAGAGAATATCGTTCGCCATCAAGGAAAACTGAAAGATTACAGCGGACTGAATATCAGTATTAATTATGTTCCAAGTGTTGGAAAGAAAGATTCGAAATCGTTTACAGTATTTGTTTTGAGCATCAATAATATTTTGGGAAATAAGAATGTTTACGGATACAATTATTCTGCAGACGGAAATAGCAGAACAGCTGTTAGACCGCCTGTTAACACGTTTGTTTTTGTAGGCGTATTTGTAAGTTTCGGGGTTGATAAAACGAATGATGCAATTAATAATAATTTGTGA
- a CDS encoding superoxide dismutase family protein, whose product MKNLILLGIAGLALASCTTVSKQYIVRPKSHTETQGTVALKQKGSKVEMDLSVFKLTPGSHAVHIHEFGNCSATDASSAGGHWNPSKDDHGKWDTEHFHMGDIGNLEADKNGQAQLIFTTDKWCLGCDDPMKNIIGKAIVIHAGVDDFHTQPTGNAGGRVGCVEIK is encoded by the coding sequence ATGAAAAATTTAATACTTCTTGGTATTGCAGGACTTGCTCTAGCTTCTTGCACAACAGTTTCAAAACAATACATCGTACGTCCAAAATCTCACACGGAGACTCAAGGAACAGTAGCTTTAAAACAAAAAGGCAGTAAAGTTGAAATGGATTTGAGCGTTTTCAAACTCACACCAGGCTCGCACGCCGTTCATATCCACGAATTTGGAAACTGTAGCGCAACCGACGCATCATCTGCTGGTGGACATTGGAATCCATCAAAAGACGACCACGGAAAATGGGACACAGAACACTTCCATATGGGAGATATTGGAAATCTGGAAGCTGATAAAAACGGGCAAGCACAATTGATCTTTACTACGGATAAATGGTGCCTTGGATGTGATGACCCAATGAAAAACATCATTGGAAAAGCAATCGTAATCCACGCAGGAGTTGATGATTTCCATACGCAACCAACTGGAAATGCGGGTGGTAGAGTTGGATGTGTGGAGATAAAGTAA
- a CDS encoding YraN family protein, which translates to MADHNDFGKIAEDLAVDFLIKNQYKILVRNFRYLKAEVDIIAEFENQIIIVEVKARNTDAFLEPQEAVNKKKIKLLISAANYFIEENNIDKEVRFDIISVLPNKQKTLEIHHIIDAFQSFEI; encoded by the coding sequence ATGGCTGACCACAACGATTTTGGCAAAATAGCTGAAGACCTAGCAGTTGATTTTTTAATCAAGAATCAATACAAGATTCTGGTTCGCAATTTCCGTTACTTAAAAGCTGAAGTTGACATTATCGCAGAATTTGAAAATCAAATCATTATCGTAGAAGTAAAAGCCAGAAATACAGATGCTTTTCTGGAACCCCAGGAAGCTGTTAATAAAAAGAAAATCAAATTGTTAATTTCCGCAGCTAATTATTTTATCGAAGAAAATAATATTGATAAGGAAGTCAGATTTGATATTATTTCGGTGCTTCCAAACAAACAAAAAACTTTGGAAATCCATCATATTATCGATGCTTTCCAAAGTTTTGAAATATAG
- a CDS encoding S66 peptidase family protein codes for MQNTTFPKSLKKGDKIAIISPAGSVKMPQLEKTLELIKLKGYEPILGENLYTKYQNGYSYAGTEKQRINDINWALNDSEISAVWASRGGYGCQHLLQDLKLTEFKKNPKWYIGYSDNTVIQSYLLKKGFASIHGQTIKTSSFGVTEESYELIFDILKGKKLNYKIDSNANNRVGETSGILVGGNLALVYALLGTPYSFDFKDKILFIEDIGENFYALDRMIMSLELAGVFKKIKGLIVGGMTNMGSETDNKEYEESFDSFTYQLIAERVSKYDFPTVFGFPNGHIFDNRPLIIGSEINMKVGKKIIVEFHQS; via the coding sequence ATGCAAAATACAACTTTCCCAAAATCCTTAAAAAAGGGAGACAAAATAGCCATTATTTCGCCAGCTGGTTCTGTTAAGATGCCACAATTGGAAAAAACTTTAGAATTAATCAAGTTAAAAGGATACGAACCCATTTTAGGCGAAAATCTCTACACAAAATACCAAAACGGCTATTCATACGCCGGAACAGAAAAACAGCGGATAAATGATATCAATTGGGCTTTAAACGACTCAGAGATTTCTGCGGTCTGGGCTTCGAGAGGAGGTTATGGTTGTCAGCATCTTTTGCAGGATTTGAAACTGACTGAATTCAAGAAAAATCCAAAATGGTATATCGGTTATTCTGACAATACGGTGATTCAAAGCTATTTGTTGAAGAAAGGTTTTGCATCTATCCACGGACAGACGATTAAGACTTCAAGTTTTGGTGTTACAGAAGAAAGTTACGAGTTGATTTTCGATATTCTGAAAGGCAAAAAACTCAATTATAAAATTGATTCAAATGCTAACAATAGAGTAGGAGAGACATCTGGAATATTGGTTGGTGGAAATCTAGCTTTGGTTTATGCGCTCTTAGGAACTCCATATTCCTTTGACTTTAAAGATAAAATTTTATTCATAGAAGATATCGGCGAGAATTTCTACGCTTTGGATAGAATGATTATGAGTCTGGAATTGGCAGGGGTTTTCAAAAAAATCAAAGGACTAATCGTTGGCGGAATGACCAATATGGGAAGCGAAACCGACAACAAAGAATATGAAGAATCCTTCGATTCATTTACATATCAATTGATTGCTGAAAGAGTTTCCAAATATGATTTCCCGACGGTTTTTGGTTTTCCAAACGGTCATATTTTTGATAACAGACCTTTAATCATCGGTTCAGAAATCAATATGAAAGTTGGTAAAAAAATTATTGTTGAGTTTCATCAATCATAA
- a CDS encoding LysE family translocator, whose translation MLELILYAVGLGIMLSLVFIGPIFFLLIETSFSRGPRHAIALDIGVVSADLLCILVSYYASADLVSLIDKHPGFYRISAFLILIYAIYMLLSRTKMHIEGEEKLIDQNYFKTFLNGFLLNLLNIGVVLFWLVTVVSVRNAYPKVQDFILYIGIVIGTYLLIDLSKILLAKQFHDRLNQRVANKIRKAVGCILVLFSFFIFLQSFKKFNKFDEKLEKAEKQQPKKR comes from the coding sequence ATGTTAGAACTCATTTTATACGCTGTCGGATTAGGAATAATGCTAAGTTTGGTCTTCATCGGACCTATTTTTTTCCTGCTGATAGAAACCAGTTTTTCCCGAGGTCCCAGACATGCCATTGCCTTGGATATTGGCGTAGTTTCAGCTGACCTTCTTTGTATTCTGGTCAGTTATTATGCCAGTGCAGACTTGGTCAGTTTGATAGATAAACATCCCGGATTTTATCGGATTTCAGCATTTTTGATTTTGATTTATGCCATTTATATGCTTCTCTCTAGAACCAAAATGCACATCGAAGGCGAAGAAAAACTCATCGACCAAAATTATTTCAAAACATTCTTGAACGGATTTTTACTCAATTTACTGAACATCGGAGTTGTCCTTTTCTGGCTCGTAACAGTAGTTTCCGTTCGAAATGCCTATCCAAAAGTGCAGGATTTTATACTTTATATTGGGATTGTAATTGGAACTTATTTGTTAATTGACCTTTCCAAGATCCTTTTAGCAAAACAATTCCATGATAGACTTAATCAACGTGTTGCCAACAAAATCAGGAAAGCAGTTGGTTGTATTTTGGTGTTGTTCAGTTTTTTTATTTTCCTTCAAAGCTTCAAAAAATTCAATAAGTTTGACGAGAAATTAGAAAAAGCCGAGAAGCAACAACCGAAGAAAAGATAA
- the rnr gene encoding ribonuclease R, with protein MKNKKNISHKNEQKLLDLGRTILRFMSKKTSKIYNYKQIAEGIDYKNPRQRELVIQALHRLLATQKIKETEKGKYIVNLNIEGTLTGVIDFNQSGNAYVKVDGINDDIFVHQKNVKDALQGDKVLIVTYNFKGKKLEGSVVEVLERAKEVFVGTFQKIADKDFGFVVLDKKKLNTDIFISKNHFNGAEDGDKVIVKMLEWKPGSKNPEGEITTVLGAPGDHETEIHSILAEYGLPYSFPPEVEHDADQIDRSINAEEVAKRWDMRDILTFTIDPKDAKDFDDALSIRKLESGLWEIGVHIADVSHYVKPGTILDDEAYARATSVYMVDRVVPMLPEVLSNDVCSLRPNEDKFTFSAVFELDEDAKIHKQWFGRTVIHSDRRFAYEEAQEKIETKEGDLVEEILQLDKLAKIMRAERIRNGAITFDRSEVRFNLDENSKPIGVYFKVSKDSNHLIEEFMLLANKKVSEFISLNKRNEPTGNTFIYRIHDDPDPAKLTALRDFVGTFGYKMDLANTQKVAESLNKLLSDVKGKGEENMIETLAMRSMSKAVYSTDPIGHYGLGFEYYSHFTSPIRRYPDLIAHRLLQHYLDGGKSPNKEEVEEKAKHCSAMERLASEAERESIKFMQVKFMEDHVGEVFSGVISGVAEYGFWVEIPENGAEGMIKLRDLVDDSYSLDAKNYAIIGSRTGNTFQLGDEVKIKVVKANLIAKQLDFKIVE; from the coding sequence ATGAAAAACAAAAAAAATATAAGTCATAAAAACGAACAAAAACTTCTGGATTTAGGAAGAACAATTCTTCGTTTTATGAGCAAGAAAACATCCAAAATCTATAATTACAAACAGATTGCGGAAGGAATAGATTATAAAAATCCAAGACAAAGAGAGCTTGTAATTCAGGCGCTTCACAGACTTTTGGCAACTCAGAAAATCAAAGAAACCGAGAAAGGTAAATATATTGTCAATCTCAATATAGAAGGAACTTTGACAGGTGTTATAGATTTCAACCAATCCGGAAATGCTTATGTAAAGGTTGATGGAATCAATGATGATATCTTCGTCCATCAGAAAAACGTAAAAGATGCATTGCAAGGAGATAAAGTCCTAATTGTAACTTACAATTTCAAAGGTAAAAAACTGGAAGGTTCGGTGGTAGAAGTTCTGGAAAGAGCAAAAGAAGTTTTTGTTGGAACTTTTCAGAAAATTGCGGACAAAGATTTCGGTTTTGTAGTTTTGGATAAGAAAAAACTTAATACCGATATTTTTATTTCCAAAAACCATTTCAATGGAGCAGAAGACGGCGATAAAGTCATTGTAAAAATGTTGGAATGGAAACCAGGAAGCAAGAATCCGGAAGGTGAAATCACAACAGTTCTTGGTGCTCCTGGAGACCACGAAACAGAAATCCATTCTATTTTGGCTGAATATGGTTTGCCTTATAGTTTCCCGCCGGAAGTAGAACACGACGCAGACCAAATTGACAGAAGTATCAATGCTGAAGAAGTAGCGAAACGCTGGGATATGCGTGATATTCTGACATTTACGATTGACCCAAAAGATGCCAAAGATTTTGATGATGCTTTGTCTATCAGAAAATTAGAAAGTGGACTTTGGGAAATTGGCGTTCATATTGCGGACGTTTCGCATTATGTGAAACCGGGAACTATTTTGGATGATGAAGCTTACGCTAGAGCAACTTCGGTTTATATGGTGGATAGAGTAGTACCGATGCTTCCGGAAGTTTTGAGTAATGATGTTTGTTCTTTGCGACCAAATGAAGATAAATTCACATTCTCAGCCGTTTTTGAACTGGATGAAGATGCAAAAATCCATAAACAATGGTTTGGTAGAACAGTTATCCATTCCGATAGAAGATTTGCTTATGAAGAAGCTCAGGAAAAAATTGAAACCAAAGAAGGAGACTTGGTTGAGGAAATTCTTCAACTAGATAAATTAGCCAAAATAATGAGAGCGGAACGTATCCGAAATGGTGCAATTACGTTTGACAGAAGCGAAGTTAGATTCAACCTTGATGAGAACAGCAAACCGATTGGCGTTTATTTCAAAGTCAGTAAAGATTCTAATCATTTGATTGAGGAATTTATGCTTTTGGCCAATAAAAAAGTTTCGGAATTTATTTCATTAAACAAAAGAAATGAACCAACTGGAAACACTTTCATTTACAGAATTCACGATGACCCAGACCCAGCGAAATTGACAGCTTTACGAGATTTCGTAGGAACTTTCGGCTACAAAATGGACTTGGCAAATACCCAAAAAGTTGCTGAATCTTTGAATAAATTATTGAGCGATGTCAAAGGAAAAGGCGAAGAAAATATGATTGAAACGCTTGCAATGAGAAGTATGAGCAAAGCTGTTTATTCCACAGACCCAATTGGACATTACGGACTTGGCTTCGAATATTATTCTCACTTTACATCGCCAATTCGTCGTTATCCGGATTTGATTGCGCACAGATTGTTACAACATTATTTAGACGGTGGAAAATCTCCAAATAAAGAGGAAGTGGAAGAGAAGGCAAAACATTGTTCGGCAATGGAAAGATTGGCTTCTGAAGCGGAAAGAGAAAGCATCAAATTTATGCAAGTCAAATTTATGGAAGACCACGTTGGCGAAGTTTTCTCAGGCGTTATTTCTGGTGTTGCAGAATATGGTTTTTGGGTAGAGATTCCTGAAAATGGGGCAGAAGGAATGATAAAACTGCGCGATTTGGTGGATGATTCTTATTCTTTGGATGCTAAGAATTATGCGATTATCGGTTCCAGAACGGGAAACACTTTCCAGCTTGGAGACGAGGTGAAAATCAAAGTGGTAAAAGCGAATCTGATTGCAAAACAATTGGATTTTAAGATTGTGGAGTAG
- the rpiB gene encoding ribose 5-phosphate isomerase B, which translates to MKKIAIAADHAGFEYKELIKKYLEGKYEVQDFGTYSTDSVDYPDFVHPAASSVENGENELGILICGSGNGVQITANKHQKIRCALCWMPEIASLARQHNDANMISIPARFIAKELAFEIVDKFLTTDFEGGRHQNRVDKIAFC; encoded by the coding sequence ATGAAAAAGATAGCAATAGCCGCAGACCACGCCGGTTTTGAATACAAAGAATTAATAAAAAAATACCTCGAAGGTAAGTACGAAGTTCAAGATTTTGGAACCTACTCTACTGATTCTGTAGATTATCCGGATTTTGTACATCCTGCAGCAAGTTCTGTAGAAAATGGAGAAAACGAATTAGGAATCTTGATTTGTGGAAGTGGAAATGGTGTTCAAATTACAGCAAACAAACATCAGAAAATAAGATGTGCGCTTTGCTGGATGCCGGAAATTGCATCATTGGCAAGACAACACAATGATGCGAATATGATTTCGATTCCTGCGAGATTCATTGCAAAAGAATTGGCATTCGAGATTGTCGATAAATTCCTGACGACGGATTTTGAAGGTGGAAGACATCAGAACAGAGTGGACAAAATCGCATTTTGCTAA
- a CDS encoding phosphoglycerate kinase, producing the protein MKTIKDFDFKNKKALVRVDFNVPQDENLNVTDNTRITAVKPTVDKILADGGSVILMTHLGRPKGEVNDKYSLKHVLSEVSKVLGQEVKFVEESVGEKAEEAANALQPGEILLLENLRFHNEEEKGDESFAERLSKLGDAYVNDAFGTAHRAHASTAVIANFFPSTKFFGLLMEKELVAIDKVLKSGEKPVTAILGGSKVSTKITIIENILPAIDNLIIGGGMSFTFIKALGGKIGQSIVEDDKLNLAIEILAKAKEHNVNVYLPTDVVIADDFNNEAERKVADIREIPEDWQGLDAGPRSREIFNDVLLNSRTILWNGPIGVFEMPNFAAGTIALGESIAEATKLGAFSLVGGGDSVAFVKQFGYSDKVSYVSTGGGAMLESLEGLELPGVAAINK; encoded by the coding sequence ATGAAAACAATAAAAGATTTCGATTTTAAAAACAAAAAAGCTTTAGTAAGAGTTGATTTCAATGTTCCTCAGGATGAGAATCTTAATGTAACTGATAATACAAGAATTACTGCTGTAAAACCAACTGTAGATAAAATCTTGGCTGACGGAGGTTCTGTAATCCTAATGACTCACTTAGGTAGACCAAAAGGAGAAGTGAATGATAAATACTCTCTAAAACACGTTTTGAGCGAGGTTTCTAAGGTTCTTGGTCAGGAAGTAAAATTTGTGGAAGAATCAGTAGGAGAGAAGGCAGAAGAAGCTGCTAATGCTTTGCAGCCTGGAGAAATTTTATTATTAGAAAATCTACGTTTTCATAATGAAGAAGAAAAAGGCGATGAATCTTTTGCTGAAAGGCTTTCAAAATTAGGTGATGCTTATGTTAATGATGCATTTGGAACTGCTCACAGGGCGCACGCTTCTACAGCTGTAATTGCCAATTTCTTTCCTTCTACTAAATTTTTCGGTTTACTGATGGAAAAAGAACTGGTAGCAATTGATAAAGTTTTGAAATCTGGTGAAAAACCTGTAACTGCGATACTTGGAGGTTCTAAAGTTTCAACGAAAATCACAATTATAGAAAATATTCTTCCAGCAATTGATAACTTGATTATTGGTGGAGGAATGTCTTTCACATTCATCAAAGCACTTGGCGGAAAAATCGGACAATCTATTGTTGAAGATGATAAATTGAATCTTGCTATCGAAATTCTTGCAAAAGCAAAAGAGCATAACGTGAATGTTTATCTTCCGACTGATGTCGTGATTGCCGATGATTTCAACAACGAAGCTGAAAGAAAAGTGGCCGATATCAGAGAGATCCCTGAAGATTGGCAAGGTTTGGACGCTGGTCCAAGATCCAGAGAAATCTTCAATGATGTTCTTTTGAATTCAAGAACGATTTTGTGGAATGGTCCAATCGGTGTTTTTGAAATGCCTAATTTTGCTGCTGGAACTATAGCTTTAGGAGAAAGTATTGCTGAAGCTACAAAATTAGGAGCTTTCTCTTTAGTTGGAGGAGGAGACAGTGTTGCTTTTGTAAAACAATTCGGTTATTCTGATAAAGTGAGTTACGTTTCAACAGGAGGTGGAGCAATGTTGGAAAGTTTGGAAGGATTGGAACTGCCAGGAGTTGCTGCAATTAACAAATAG
- a CDS encoding class I SAM-dependent methyltransferase, producing MKIKDHFLTQEEFEIIGTETKGVFKTSPIPSNISRYYESEDYISHHQDSGSLKEKLYKFLQSFNLQYKKNILVDRIKKGSKVLDYGCGAGEFVKYIEKDFETFGFEPNSDARNAAINKTQKAKIINDLNSIESQSLDAVTLWHVFEHIENQKEMLDIFHSKLKEKGLLIIAVPNPTSYDAKHYKEFWAAYDVPRHIYHFSKNGMETLISKNPDWKLRKIKPLLLDSFYISMLSEKYKKSPLFWLKAVVHGTISNVKALFSNEFSSLIYIIEKK from the coding sequence ATGAAAATTAAAGACCATTTTCTTACACAAGAAGAATTTGAAATTATAGGAACTGAAACAAAAGGTGTTTTCAAAACCTCCCCTATTCCTTCTAATATTTCCAGATATTATGAGAGTGAAGATTATATTTCGCACCATCAGGATTCAGGAAGTTTGAAAGAAAAACTATATAAATTTCTACAGTCTTTTAATCTTCAATACAAAAAAAATATACTTGTTGATAGAATTAAAAAAGGTTCTAAAGTTTTAGATTATGGTTGCGGTGCCGGTGAATTTGTAAAATATATTGAGAAGGATTTCGAAACTTTTGGGTTTGAACCCAATTCAGATGCCAGAAATGCAGCAATAAATAAAACTCAAAAAGCAAAAATTATTAATGATTTAAATTCAATAGAAAGTCAAAGTTTAGATGCGGTTACATTATGGCACGTTTTCGAACATATCGAAAATCAGAAAGAAATGCTGGATATCTTTCATTCAAAATTAAAAGAAAAAGGTTTGCTAATAATTGCCGTTCCTAATCCAACTTCTTACGATGCGAAACATTATAAAGAATTTTGGGCAGCGTATGATGTTCCAAGACACATCTACCATTTTTCAAAAAACGGAATGGAAACTCTCATTTCAAAAAATCCAGATTGGAAATTAAGAAAAATCAAACCTCTCCTACTTGATTCATTTTATATCTCAATGTTGAGTGAAAAATATAAAAAATCACCTCTTTTTTGGTTAAAAGCAGTCGTTCACGGAACGATTTCTAACGTAAAAGCGCTTTTTTCGAACGAATTTTCAAGTTTGATATATATTATCGAAAAAAAATAG